The following are from one region of the Chryseobacterium shigense genome:
- a CDS encoding vancomycin high temperature exclusion protein: MKKVIKNIFKIFLLLLVAGIIFIAWANYSIRKESSPFISYSISDVPETKVALLLGTGKTLSNGMPNAYFYNRIQAAVDLYKSGKIKYIIVSGDNSTKDYNEPEDMQLTLMKYGIPKDSIIMDHAGFRTLDSVVRAKEIFGQTRLVIISQKFHNERAVFLAKENGIEAFGYNANDVNKYAGLKTNLREYLAKAKVYWDLLFGVQPKFGGDKILIQ; this comes from the coding sequence ATGAAAAAAGTAATTAAAAATATTTTTAAAATTTTCCTGCTTCTTCTTGTTGCGGGAATTATTTTTATCGCATGGGCCAACTACAGCATCAGAAAGGAAAGCAGCCCTTTTATTTCGTACAGCATCTCTGACGTCCCGGAAACCAAAGTAGCCTTACTGCTTGGAACCGGTAAAACGCTAAGTAACGGAATGCCTAACGCCTATTTCTACAACAGGATACAGGCTGCTGTAGATTTATATAAAAGCGGAAAGATCAAATATATTATCGTAAGCGGAGACAACAGTACCAAAGATTACAATGAGCCGGAAGATATGCAGCTCACCCTGATGAAATACGGCATTCCAAAGGACAGCATCATCATGGATCATGCCGGATTCAGAACACTGGATTCTGTAGTGAGGGCTAAAGAGATCTTCGGACAGACCAGACTGGTTATTATCTCACAGAAATTCCACAATGAAAGAGCGGTCTTTTTAGCCAAAGAAAACGGGATAGAAGCTTTTGGCTATAATGCCAACGATGTGAATAAATATGCAGGGTTAAAAACAAATCTCAGGGAATATCTTGCCAAAGCAAAAGTATATTGGGATCTGCTTTTCGGGGTGCAGCCCAAGTTTGGAGGGGATAAAATCCTAATTCAATAA
- a CDS encoding DUF2683 family protein, with protein sequence MESIIVHPKNPMELSALKSVLKEMNIKFEKAHTKNTFHTEKVAKKIYDKKNPEKPSKPKGL encoded by the coding sequence ATGGAATCTATCATAGTACATCCTAAGAATCCTATGGAGCTGAGTGCACTGAAAAGTGTTTTAAAGGAAATGAACATTAAATTTGAAAAAGCTCACACCAAAAATACTTTCCATACGGAAAAAGTGGCGAAGAAAATTTACGATAAGAAAAACCCAGAGAAACCTTCTAAACCAAAAGGGCTGTAA
- a CDS encoding lipoprotein signal peptidase: protein MKKILAITFLVLLIDQASKIYIKTHFNLDDSVSVFPGFKLTFVENPGMAYGLHFGGIIGKYFLVILRIFLIGGMIYMFKKWLKEGASNYLLIPMSIIFAGAIGNLIDGMFYGMIFDSGMVYDQSIDRWIGYGGISKFAPFGQGYSAFMKGCVVDMLHFPLVDWYVPDSWPIIGGKHIEFFKYIFNVADSAITVGAALLLIFRKKAFPNGLEF from the coding sequence ATGAAAAAGATCTTAGCTATAACATTCCTGGTATTGTTAATTGATCAGGCTTCGAAGATTTATATTAAAACCCATTTCAATCTCGATGACAGCGTTTCTGTTTTCCCGGGGTTTAAACTGACTTTTGTAGAAAATCCGGGAATGGCGTATGGACTTCACTTCGGAGGAATTATCGGGAAATATTTCTTAGTAATTTTAAGAATTTTCCTGATTGGAGGGATGATTTATATGTTCAAGAAATGGCTTAAAGAGGGAGCTTCCAATTATCTTCTGATTCCTATGTCCATCATTTTTGCAGGCGCAATCGGGAACCTTATTGACGGAATGTTTTACGGAATGATTTTCGACAGCGGAATGGTTTACGACCAGAGTATCGACAGATGGATCGGGTACGGCGGAATTTCAAAATTTGCTCCTTTCGGACAGGGATATTCTGCTTTCATGAAAGGCTGTGTAGTAGATATGCTTCACTTTCCTCTCGTAGACTGGTACGTTCCTGACAGCTGGCCTATAATAGGAGGAAAACACATAGAGTTCTTTAAATACATTTTCAATGTCGCGGATTCCGCCATTACGGTAGGAGCTGCTTTATTATTAATATTCAGAAAAAAAGCTTTCCCTAACGGACTTGAGTTTTAA
- a CDS encoding DUF6576 domain-containing protein, giving the protein MTGVVILLIIVAAVLLFFNREWIKNRFFPDEHKNYTIDDQFNSDKRDREKEIDRLLSKMGKNGINDLSAKDRKRLDELSKM; this is encoded by the coding sequence ATGACCGGAGTAGTTATTTTATTGATTATCGTCGCCGCAGTTTTACTGTTTTTCAACAGGGAATGGATCAAAAACAGATTCTTTCCTGATGAACATAAGAACTATACCATCGATGATCAGTTCAATTCCGATAAACGGGACAGGGAAAAAGAAATCGACAGACTTTTGAGTAAGATGGGCAAAAACGGCATCAATGATCTGTCTGCAAAAGACAGAAAAAGACTTGACGAACTGTCCAAAATGTAA
- a CDS encoding helix-turn-helix domain-containing protein, with the protein MENDIPYFETFDDFFNAVNMPPSRYEGLYLDVMDKLWTHPSLEVPPFKHNSYAIKLLLKGEGIMRIGKWKQNLKGPAIFISPPNQIVSCTMLHADFLEYSVIISDQFIEKYLKLKHFISVFEYFQAEKSTPIIISDEEMAELIKIFDYIYEEYQKEERIDSVEIMASAILTFFMKIRRLYNQYSLEEEQHNEGAVKKTESLSNRFLTLLHEDSQSSENTDYNIAYFASKLAVHPNYLSSKLKTETGRSAKKHLDAKLIHNAKTFLQQTDLSIKEIAFKLRFKESSHFVNFFKKHTAVTPAQYRSVS; encoded by the coding sequence ATGGAAAATGATATTCCTTATTTTGAAACCTTTGATGATTTTTTTAATGCTGTGAATATGCCGCCTTCAAGATATGAAGGGCTGTATTTAGACGTGATGGATAAACTTTGGACGCATCCTTCGTTGGAAGTTCCGCCATTTAAACATAATTCGTATGCTATTAAATTACTTTTAAAGGGAGAGGGAATTATGAGAATTGGAAAGTGGAAACAGAATTTAAAAGGTCCCGCCATCTTTATTTCGCCGCCCAATCAGATTGTTTCCTGTACAATGCTTCATGCTGATTTCCTGGAGTATTCCGTAATCATCTCTGATCAGTTTATTGAAAAATATTTAAAGCTAAAACATTTTATTTCTGTTTTCGAATACTTTCAGGCTGAGAAATCTACTCCAATTATTATTTCTGATGAAGAAATGGCAGAGCTGATTAAGATATTTGATTATATATATGAAGAATATCAAAAAGAAGAAAGAATTGATTCTGTGGAAATTATGGCGTCTGCAATTCTTACTTTCTTCATGAAAATAAGACGGCTGTACAACCAATATTCATTAGAGGAAGAGCAACATAATGAAGGGGCCGTAAAAAAGACAGAATCTCTAAGCAACCGCTTTCTCACTTTGCTTCATGAAGATTCTCAAAGCTCGGAAAACACAGACTATAATATTGCTTATTTTGCATCAAAACTGGCTGTTCATCCTAATTATCTGAGCTCGAAACTAAAAACGGAAACCGGAAGATCTGCAAAAAAACATCTGGATGCTAAACTGATCCATAATGCAAAAACTTTTCTGCAGCAAACAGATTTATCCATAAAAGAAATAGCTTTTAAACTTCGTTTTAAGGAGTCTTCACACTTTGTGAATTTCTTTAAAAAACATACGGCTGTTACACCTGCCCAATACAGGAGTGTAAGTTAA